ATGATAGCACTTTCATTTCTACCTGATCAGTAAACTATGTGAGACATTTTGTTTTCCATTGTGTGTGCAAATATCATATCCATGATGCTGGAATTTCCCTTAATTCTCAATCAATCATAAACAGTCATCATACAGTATGAACAAACCCTACTATGAACAACCTGCTCAAAAAGAGATGGGCCTATTTCCGTGCTGAAAATGGAAAAACAGGTATCAAACCATTCAAGGTTTGGCTTCTTCATTGCCGTTTGTCCATTGATGCGTCTGTCCCGTCTCTCCTCTAGACTCTAGCGCAGTGATGATAGCCAACACTCCACACTGGACGGCTCTACTTGCCAAAGATGCTGGCTCCTGGGGCTTTAGGCTTCTCCAGTACAGTCTCTCCTCCAGACTTCACCCCACTGAACACTGAGGGAGCCACCTTTCCCATACGCTCTGTGGATGGACAGAGACAAGGCTGTGAGCGAAGATAGTGTGGCGTGCCAAGCACTACCACAGAAACAtgacgcaacacacacacactgacaaatcTATATACTGAAATGTGTCTAGAATCTTTAGAAGAAGTGCTGTAGTTGTTGTATTTTATCCTCCTTTCTAGTTATCTTGCCACCAACTATATATACCCTTGGTCTTACAGACTGACTATACACGATTCAGTCTCTATAGAAGGAGTGGAAACTTTGTCCCTACCTCAATCCGAGCTGGGCTCTGGCCAAATACATGCCCCAGTTCAGAGATAACATTCTAAAAAGTATAACCGAGCTCACGTCTCACTTGACTGTGTAACTTTCCTCCCCCTGATATGTTCCCTACACTAGTGTCTACAACTAGTGAAATTGATTAATTACTTATATTTGACACACAAATAGAAATAAATGTTATGCAAGCGACAGTACTATAGGTACTGAGTCTGTAGAGCCAGAATGGAAACTTCCAATAATGCCAGTGTGTAAAACGCTGTTCCGATGACACACTGGAGTGGTAAAGCTCCTACTCACCACACTCTACCATGACCTCATAGGTCTTACTCTTGGGCTCGCCCTTTAGCCCCAGTTTGCTGCGGGCTCCTTTCAAGTCCTCCTCCTTCATCACAGGACGCTTCTTCTTCTTCACCTCAACGGGCTatggagggcaggagagagaatagaggttAAAGACAGAACAAAATCTCACACCTTTCCCTGATCCTACAACGCTCCCTCTGACTTGTCTCAATCTTTCTATTCTAAAAGTAAAACATTGTGGGATCCTTAACATAGGAAATAATATGGAAATGTGGCTATCATCAAAAACGGTAACAAGTAGTTAATACAGTAGGTCAGTACAGTAGGATACAGGGAAGTTGGCTTACCTGAGACATGGTGTGTGGGTTGTGTCTTAATCCCAGAGTTCTGGTCAGTGGAGCTGTGTGCGGTGTGTCTGGACTGATCCTCTCTGTCCAGTCCATTATATTTATACCCCGAGATCCTCAGGGGGCTCTTCTCTCTTATTGACCCTGGGAGTGAGTCAGTGGACCCCCACCCTCTTTCTATTCCTCTCTCGTTCTATGACCATTATCAGGGTGTATTATTAGGCCTGACGTGAGTGATTGTGCAGCTGGAACGGGTCTTCCTTCGTTTACGATGTGGTTTCAGCGAACAGCTGAGGGAACGAGACAACAAATAGCCCTTTCCCCACAACATTCTGCTGGGAGTGATTCCAAGGAACAGAAATAACTATGGGAAGCCACGCTAGTCCCTAGTAGTCAGGATTCAGCACTCTCACCACTGTGGCCTGGGTTTGTTTCCAGTCAGGGAATGTCCTTTTGGGCCTCATTGAATGCACTTCAGCTCAACTGGCAGAACACATTAGATAAATTCAACATGACATAAAGTAACAGGCCTACACCCAACtgcacaataaaaaataaaaaaacgtttttgTCGTCACATACTGGTGACTGGTGCAGTAAAatgtgttttacagggtcagtcatagtatggtacccctggagcaaattagggttaagtgccatgCTCAATGGCACATTGGCATATTTTTCACTCATTGTCAGCTCAactattcaaaccagcgacctttcggttactctcTAACTGCTAGTCTACAGGCAGAGTTCTTCTTCCATCACATTAAACCTGAGGTCAAAAGTACTTTTCTGAATTGATTACCTAAAAGGTGTAGAGATTTTGCAGACAACACTTGGTCATACAACTTCGACTGGACTCCGAGAGGAGGCAAGACCATACATATCACAGGGAGACTAGTGAGTCAACCTTTCTGTTTGGGAGAAAAGCCAACGCTTGCCTGTCAAcatgcagtgcagtgcagtcaAATGGCAAGCGAGTCAGGACAGAATGCAAAAAGTGTTTGAGCGCCAGGCTTGTGTGTCAATAATAGTTTGAGTCATTTTAAATGCTAGAAAAGTCTGTGTGTAGTGAGGGGTCTATTTGTGGGTACTGAGACATTACTCTCGGAGTCAGTCTACTCTATGGGAAGAAATAGGTCCTCACTCAGTGGTGTACGTCTCTCTGCACCTGTTACTGTTTACTGAGGGCCCACTGTCACTGTGAAAATGTGTACCCTGTTGGCAGTCTAGAGTTTTATGAAGACCTATGATCTCAGAGACTCCTTCCCCTGTCTTATAACTCTCATTGTCCACCCCCTCCATTCCAAGAGACTTATTACTACAAATCATTCTATGCTCTGGCAgctccctggtggtctagtggttaggattcggcgctctcaccgccgcggcccgggttcgattcccggtcagggaacacATGTTTTTTTAAACCCTACAGAAAGCGCTCTCTGTTCAGAGAAAATCtgttatttcagtgttttacAAACTTTATTGTAAAATCATTTTTAATGGTAATGTAAGTCGATCCTTTGCCAGTCATTTTAGTTTTTACAATAAAATCCCTCTGTTGAACGGAGGACAACCTGCACCACCGTTTACCAAACCCCACAGTCAGTTATTCCTTTGCCTCAGCCAACATCCTACTCAAACAGTTCATTATCACCACATTTACTGTATCACCACTCCTTAAGACAGACACTCTGTGTTGTGTTCCTGGTCACCTAAAGCGAGACCGATTCAACACCTAGACCTGAGGAAGGGGGGACGACAAAGTCAAGACCAGAAAAATGcgagtccaattcaagaccatgaATGTTATTGTCAAATCACCACCATAGGAGTTaaaaatgtccagtatttctgtgttcatatttcagaataACATATGGATATTTTAGATATTCATAATAGTGAATAAATGCATGCTGAGGGCAAATAGAGCCACTCTACAAGTTATTACTAACCCAAACACACTGGGGAACAATGGGCTAAGGAAAGGGCTTaggatttataaaataattaTAAATTATACTATTTTAAAATGATGTTCTGATTTAATCATCAGTTTTTGTTGGATGGAAAGGGTTAACAGTTTACAGGGCTGCAGCAGGTGTTATCAAAGaggatgttgttgctaatttgttagcttctCCCATTTAAAGAATAACTTTCAACAAGAAGTTTCAAATGATCATCATCTGGTGAGTGGAACTTTTCTATTGCAGCGTGCTTGCTGTTagccatcaatcaatcaaatgtatttataacgcccttttttacatcagcagatgtcacaaagtgctgtacactaactcagcctaaaaccccaaaacgcaagcaatgcagatgtagaaagaAGTACGGAAATAACTTATTTGTGTGGAACACTGCTGCATTCAAAGTGGAACTGACCGCATTTTTTCAACAtgaaatctgttcatatacacccccaggaagaatgacACTTTAAAAAATTATTCTGACAAGTGACAaattagatatggtcattttcatgGTTTCCtaaattcttagaatgtttggaATGAAGTATTCTAAAGGATTTGTGAAAATAGAGAGTGGGAAAGCGGCCGAGCGTTTGggcaattaatagacactgctgtacaaaaaaaaaaacgaataaaaACCATTGGTCTTGTCCAGGACCGGAGACGACACGGAACGGACCGCTATAGCTAATCAGAGCTATAGTAGACCTTCATACAAACAAGTAATTTGAAACACGTGCCTGcaatcattcactttgaactggactgtgtgtttacaggctgTTGCAACAGCGCGACTTTAAATCATTATTACGCATTCGCCAaaaaccacaaaaaaaaacacacctgACTGGATTTCAGCAAAATGTcaacaccagcctaatctcgggagttgataggattgaagtcaaacagctcaatgcttgaagcacagcgacgagctgctggcaaaatgcacaaaagtgctgtttgactgaatgcttacaagcctgctggtgcctaccaccactcagtcagactgctatatcaaatcatagacttaattataacattataacacacagaaatacgagtcttacgtcattaatatggtcgaatccggaaactatcatctcgaaaacaagacgtttattattacagtgaaatacggaaccgttccgtattttatctaacgggtggcatccataaatctaaatattcctgttaacattgaaggttgtgcaatgtatgtcataattacgtacaattctggcaaaagggcggcccaaactgttgcatatacactgactctgcgtgcaatgaacgcaagagaagtgacaatttcacctagttaatattgcctgctaacctggattttttgtgtgcaaaatatgcaggtttaaaaatacactgctcaaaaaaataaagggaacactaaaataacacatcctagatctgaatgaatgaaatattcttattaagtacttttttctttacatagttgaatgtgctgacaacaaaatcacacaaaaattatcaatggaaatcaaatttatcaactcatggaggtctggatttggagtcacactccaaattaaagtggaaaaccacactacaggctgatccaactttgatgtaatgtcctaaagcaagtcaaaatgaggctcagtagtgtgtgtggcctccacgtgcctgtgtgacctccctacaacgcacgggcatgctcctgatgaggtggcggatagtctcttgagggatctcctcccagacctggactaaagcatccgccaactcctggacagtctgtggtgcaacgtggcattggtggatggagcgagacatgatgtcccagatgtgctcaattggattctggtctggggaacgggcgggccagtccatagcatcaaggtcatgctggaggatgttgcaggcagcagaacgttctccactgcgtctccagactctgtcacatgtgctcggtgtgaacctgctttcatctgtgaagagcacagggcgccagtggcgaatttgccaatcttggtgttctctggcaaatgaaaaacgtcctgcacggtcttgggctgtaagcacaacccggagaggacgtcgggccctcataccaccctcaagGAGGCTGTTTCTggctgtttgagcagacacatgcacatttgtggcctgctggaggtcattttgcagggctctggcagtgctccttctgctcctccttgcacaaaggcggaggtagcggtcctgctgctgggttgttgccctcctacggcctcctccacgtctcctgatgtactggcccgtctcctggtagcgcctccatgctctggacactacgctgacagacacagcaaaccttcttgccacagctcgcattgatgtgccatcctggatgagctgcactacctgagccacttgtgtgggttgtagactccgtctcgtgctaccactagagtgaaagcaccgccagcattcaaaagtgaccaaaacatcagccaggaagcataggaactgagaagtggtctgtggtccccacctgcagaaccactcctttattgggagtgtcttgctaattgcctataatttccacctgttgtctattccatttacaCAACATCACGTGAATTGTCAGTGTTGCtttctaagtggacagtttgagtTTGATTTCACataagtgtgattgacttgggagttacattgtattgtgttgtttaagtgttccctttatttttttgagcagtgtatttcacaGGGTTTGCGATTGTGTAGGTGGCTTAGTGCATAatttctctattgtactacatCATTGATAAGTCTTATACCTCCACAACACTGATACGCATCAGTAGGGATTAAGTTGTTGAGTATAAGCGGGAAGTGGGATATGGCTTATACCTGCATATACCCTCCTCTACACCACCGGCCCTTTGTGTTTTACAAGTGCGCTGGTATTACGCttgctgtcctttcagaatcacAAACATGTTACACACTGAACGCCTGCTCAAACGTCTATAATAGATAAAGGCTGTTAAGATAATGTTAAGAAAGTGTATAGagcgcatttggaaagtattcagaccccttgactattttCATAttaagcaaaaacagatttagacattttgcaaatttatttaaaataaataaatatataatttatataagtattcagacccttaactcagtactttgttgaagcacctttggcagcgattacagcctcgagtcttcttg
This is a stretch of genomic DNA from Oncorhynchus mykiss isolate Arlee chromosome 7, USDA_OmykA_1.1, whole genome shotgun sequence. It encodes these proteins:
- the mustn1b gene encoding musculoskeletal embryonic nuclear protein 1b, which gives rise to MDWTERISPDTPHTAPLTRTLGLRHNPHTMSQPVEVKKKKRPVMKEEDLKGARSKLGLKGEPKSKTYEVMVECERMGKVAPSVFSGVKSGGETVLEKPKAPGASIFGK